AGGGTCTCGAAGCCGTACTGGATGAGCTGCGAGGTGCCACCGCACAGGACGGCCTGCTCACCGAACAGGTCGGTCTCGGTCTCCTCGGTGAAGGTCGTCTTGATGCCGCCGGCGCGCAGGCCGCCGATCGCCTTCGAGTAGGACCACGCGAGGTCCCAGGCCGATCCGGACGCGTCGACCTCGACGGCCACGATCACGGGCACGCCGCGGCCGGCCTCGTACTCGCGGCGCACGGTGTGACCGGGGCCCTTCGGCGCGACGAGGGAGACGTCGACGCCCTCGGGGGCCTCGATGTAGCCGTAGCGGATGTTGAAGCCGTGGCCGAAGACGAGCGTGGCGCCCGGCTTGAGGTTCGGCTCGATGTCCTCGCGGTAGACGATGCGCTGGACCTGGTCCGGGGCGAGGATGACGACGACGTCGGCCCACTTCGTGACCTCGGCCGGGGTCTGCACGTCGAAGCCCGCCTCTTCCGCCTTCTGACGGCTCTTCGAGCCCTCCTTGAGGCCGATCTTGACCTCGACGCCCGAGTCGCGGAGGTTGAGGGCGTGGGCGTGGCCCTGCGAGCCGTAGCCGATGACGGCGACCTTCTTGCCCTGGATGAGCGTCAGGTCGGCGTCGGCGTCGTACACGATGTCAGTCACGAGGGTGTGTCTCCTTGGTTCTGGTGGTCTGGTGCGCGTGCTGGAGCGGTGTTCAGCGGACGCGGTCGGTGATGCTCTTCGGGCCGCGGCCCATGCCGAGCAGGCCGGCACGGGCGAGTTCCTTGATGCCGTACGGCTCGAGGACGCGGAGGATGGCCTGGATCTTGCCGGGGTCGCCGGTCACCTCGACCACGAGCGAGTCGGTCGCCACGTCGACGACCTGCGCACGGAAGAGGGTCACGGCCTCGAGGACCGCCGACCGGGTCTGGTTGTCGACCCGGACCTTGACGAGCATGTGCTCGCGCTGCACCGACTGCGAGAAGTCGAGCTCGACGATCTTGATCACGTTGACGAGCTTGTTCAGCTGCTTCGTGACCTGCTCGAGCGGCAGGTCCTCGACGTCCACGACGACCGTGATCCGACTGAGGCCCTCGACCTCGGTGTTGCCCACCGCGAGCGACTCGATGTTGAAGCCGCGACGGGCGAACAGCCCGGCGACGCGCGTCAGCAGACCCGGCTTGTCCTCGACGAGCAGGGAGAGGACGTGGCTCATGCGGGGTCTCCGGTCATGTCGGCGTCCTCGACGTCCCAGCTGGGCGCGTGGTCGCGGGCGTACTCGATCGAGGAGTTGCCGACCCCCTGCGGGACCATCGGCCACACCATGGAGTCACGGCTCACCACGAAGTCGATGACGACGGGGCGGTCGTTCGTCTCGAGGGCGAGCTTGATCGCGTCGTCGACCTGGTCGGCGCGCTCGACGCGGATGCCGAGGGCACCGTACGCGTCGGCGAGCTTCACGAAGTCCGGCACGCGACGGCTCTCGTGGCCGGTCTCGAGGTCGGTGAAGGAGTGCCGACCGTCGTAGAACAGCGTCTGCCACTGCCGCACCATGCCGAGCGACGAGTTGTTGATGACCGCGACCTTGATCGGGATGTCGTTGATGACGCAGGTCGCGAGTTCCTGGTTCGTCATCTGGAAGCAGCCGTCGCCGTCGATCGCCCAGACCACGCGGTCCGGCTCGGCGACCTTCGCGCCCATCGCCGCGGGGACCGAGTAGCCCATCGTGCCCGCGCCGCCCGAGTTCAGCCACGCGTGCGGCCGCTCGTACTTGATGAACTGCGCCGACCACATCTGGTGCTGGCCGACCCCGGAGGCGTAGACGGCCTCGGGCCCGGTGAGCTCGCCGATGCGGCGGATGATCGCCTGCGGGGCGAGGAGTCCGTCGGTCGGCTCGGCGTACCCGAGCGGGAAGTCCGTCCGGAGCTGCTCGAGCTTGGTCCACCACGCGCTCGTGTCGGCACGGTCCGCGGCGACGTCGCCCCAGGCCTCGAGCAGGTCGCCGAGGACCTCGCGGGCGTCGCCGACGATCGGCACGTCGGCGAACCGGATCTTCGAGATCTCGGCGGGGTCGATGTCGACGTGCACGACCTTGGCGTGCGGCGCGAACTCGTCGGCCTTGCCGGTCACGCGGTCGTCGAACCGTGCACCGAGGGCGATGATGAGGTCGCTGTCCTGCAGCCCGAGCACCGCGGGGACGGTGCCGTGCATGCCGGGCATGCCGAGGTGCTGCGGGTGCGAGTCGGGGAAGGCACCACGCGCCATGAGCGTCGTGACGACCGGCGCACCGGTGGCCTCGGCGAAGCGCAGCAGCTCGGCGGTCGCATCGGAGCGGACCACGCCGCCGCCGACGTACAGCACGGGACGCTCGGCCTCGGCGAGGAGCTGCGCCGCGGCGACGATCTGCTTGCCGTGCGCCTTCGTGACGGGGCGGTAGCCGGGCAGGTCGATCTTCGGCGGCCACACGTAGGGCGCCGACTTCTGCTGGGCGTCCTTCGTGATGTCGACGAGCACCGGGCCCGGACGACCGGTCGTGGCGATCTGGTGCGCGGCGGCGAGCGTCGCGGGGATGTCCGCCGGGTCGGTCACGAGGAACGAGTGCTTCGTGATCGGCATCGTGATCCCGACGATGTCGGCCTCCTGGAAGGCGTCCGTCCCCATCAGGGTCGAGAACACCTGCCCGGTGATCGCGATGAACGGCACCGAGTCCATGTAGGCGTCGGCGATCGCGGTGACGAGGTTCGTCGCACCGGGGCCGGACGTGGCGATCGCGACGCCGACCTTGCCGGAGGCCGAGGCGTACCCCTCGGC
The Curtobacterium citreum genome window above contains:
- a CDS encoding acetolactate synthase large subunit, giving the protein MPTEATPLSAAACARRSPEILTGSGAVLRTLEHLGITDVFGLPGGAIIPFYDELMASTTIRHILVRHEQGAGHAAEGYASASGKVGVAIATSGPGATNLVTAIADAYMDSVPFIAITGQVFSTLMGTDAFQEADIVGITMPITKHSFLVTDPADIPATLAAAHQIATTGRPGPVLVDITKDAQQKSAPYVWPPKIDLPGYRPVTKAHGKQIVAAAQLLAEAERPVLYVGGGVVRSDATAELLRFAEATGAPVVTTLMARGAFPDSHPQHLGMPGMHGTVPAVLGLQDSDLIIALGARFDDRVTGKADEFAPHAKVVHVDIDPAEISKIRFADVPIVGDAREVLGDLLEAWGDVAADRADTSAWWTKLEQLRTDFPLGYAEPTDGLLAPQAIIRRIGELTGPEAVYASGVGQHQMWSAQFIKYERPHAWLNSGGAGTMGYSVPAAMGAKVAEPDRVVWAIDGDGCFQMTNQELATCVINDIPIKVAVINNSSLGMVRQWQTLFYDGRHSFTDLETGHESRRVPDFVKLADAYGALGIRVERADQVDDAIKLALETNDRPVVIDFVVSRDSMVWPMVPQGVGNSSIEYARDHAPSWDVEDADMTGDPA
- the ilvN gene encoding acetolactate synthase small subunit is translated as MSHVLSLLVEDKPGLLTRVAGLFARRGFNIESLAVGNTEVEGLSRITVVVDVEDLPLEQVTKQLNKLVNVIKIVELDFSQSVQREHMLVKVRVDNQTRSAVLEAVTLFRAQVVDVATDSLVVEVTGDPGKIQAILRVLEPYGIKELARAGLLGMGRGPKSITDRVR
- the ilvC gene encoding ketol-acid reductoisomerase, translating into MTDIVYDADADLTLIQGKKVAVIGYGSQGHAHALNLRDSGVEVKIGLKEGSKSRQKAEEAGFDVQTPAEVTKWADVVVILAPDQVQRIVYREDIEPNLKPGATLVFGHGFNIRYGYIEAPEGVDVSLVAPKGPGHTVRREYEAGRGVPVIVAVEVDASGSAWDLAWSYSKAIGGLRAGGIKTTFTEETETDLFGEQAVLCGGTSQLIQYGFETLTEAGYQPQIAYFEVLHELKLIVDLIWEGGLTKQRWSISDTAEFGDYVSGPRVISPEVKENMKAVLADIQDGTFAKRFIADQDAGAPEFTALREKGENHPIEATGRELRALFAWKSNDADYVDGSAAR